CGCCAACAACCTGTTGTGTGCCCTGCTCGACAACTCCCTGCACCAGGGCAACCCCCTGGGCATCGACTCCCAGCGCGTGGAACTGCGTCGGGTGCTCGACATGAACGACCGCGCCCTGCGCAACATCGTCATCGGGCTGGGCAAGCGTTCCGACGGCGTGCCCCGCGAGAGCGGCTTCGACATCACCGTGGCCTGCGAGGTGATGGCCATCCTGTGTCTCACCGCCGGCATGGACGACCTGAAGGCCCGCCTGGCCCGCATGGTCACCTCCTACAACGGCGACTTCGACGCCGTCACCGCCGAACAGCTGGAGGCCACCGGTGCCATGGCCCTGCTGCTGAAGGACGCCATCAAGCCCAACCTGGTGCAGACCATCGACAACACCCCGGCCATCGTGCACGGCGGCCCCTTCGCCAACATCGCGCACGGCTGCAACTCGGTGCTGGCCACCCGCATGGCACTCAAGCTGGGCGACTACACGATCACCGAGGCCGGCTTCGGCGCCGACCTGGGCGCCGAGAAGTTCTTCGACATCGTCTGTCCCTCGGCCGGTTTCCAGCCCGACGGGTCGGTGCTGGTCGCCACCGTGCGCGCCCTGAAGTACAACGGCGGGCAGGGCGTCAAGGAGCTGGGAACCGAGGACCTGGACGCCCTGGGCCGGGGAATGGCCAACCTGGAACGCCACGTGGAGAACCTGCGCAGCTACGGCGTGCCGGTGCTGGTGGCCATCAACCGCTTCCCCGCCGATACCGAGGCCGAGCTGGCGCTGGTGCGTGAACGCTGCACGGCGATGGGCGTCAGGGTGGTCGATTCAGAGGTCTTCGCCAAGGGTGCCGACGGCGGCATCGAACTGGCCAACGCGGTGGTCGAGATGTGCGAGCATCCCACGCAGCCGGCCCGCTTCCAGCCCCTGTACCGTCCCGAGCAGGGACTGCGGGCCAGCATCGAGCGGGTGGCCCGTGAGATCTACCGGGCCGACTCGGTGCACTTCACCTCGCTGGCTGAATCTCAGCTGGCGCGGCTCACCAAGGCCGGCTTCGGTGGGCTGCCGGTGTGCATCGCCAAGACCCAGTACTCCTTCAGCGACGATCCGCACCTGCTGGGTGCCCCCACCGGATTCGAGATCACGGTGCGTGAGCTGTCGGTGCGGGCCGGGGCCGGGTTCGTGGTGGCCTTCACCGGCAACATCATGACGATGCCGGGCCTGCCCAGGCATCCCGCGGCGGCCGGCATGGACATTGAGGCGGACGGCACCATCATCGGCCTGAGCTGAACGCCGACGTCCCAGTCCTGAAACGCCAGTCGCGGAACGCCAGCCTCAAAACGTCAGTCCCGGAAACGCGCCAGACCCGAAATGCCGGGACCGGCGGGTGCTCAGGCTTGGGCCCGCC
The window above is part of the Propionibacterium freudenreichii subsp. freudenreichii genome. Proteins encoded here:
- a CDS encoding formate--tetrahydrofolate ligase; this encodes MKSDVEIAMEATLKPISQVAETLGIQPEEYDPYGRDKAKLSLSLLDRIADRPDGKLVLVTAINPTPAGEGKTTTNIGLSMALNRLGKKAITTIREPSLGPVFGIKGGAAGGGYAQVLPMDDLNLQFTGDMEAIGAANNLLCALLDNSLHQGNPLGIDSQRVELRRVLDMNDRALRNIVIGLGKRSDGVPRESGFDITVACEVMAILCLTAGMDDLKARLARMVTSYNGDFDAVTAEQLEATGAMALLLKDAIKPNLVQTIDNTPAIVHGGPFANIAHGCNSVLATRMALKLGDYTITEAGFGADLGAEKFFDIVCPSAGFQPDGSVLVATVRALKYNGGQGVKELGTEDLDALGRGMANLERHVENLRSYGVPVLVAINRFPADTEAELALVRERCTAMGVRVVDSEVFAKGADGGIELANAVVEMCEHPTQPARFQPLYRPEQGLRASIERVAREIYRADSVHFTSLAESQLARLTKAGFGGLPVCIAKTQYSFSDDPHLLGAPTGFEITVRELSVRAGAGFVVAFTGNIMTMPGLPRHPAAAGMDIEADGTIIGLS